The following are from one region of the Salvia splendens isolate huo1 chromosome 2, SspV2, whole genome shotgun sequence genome:
- the LOC121767341 gene encoding protein ENHANCED PSEUDOMONAS SUSCEPTIBILITY 1-like — translation MPQDQIQTISTSTIKVESTARITLTPSDLELLFLEYVQMGLLFPHPTPPQLTTLLNHTTSPSIIHHLKTSLHRTLRFFPTLVGRLATARSDSGDATCFFLDCGHAEGGALFVHAHGSALTVADVNESSNSGPGVVPSLFPLPGARNNEGASLPLLAVQVTELADGLFVGWTVNHLVADGTAFWIFLNSWAEISRGGSGESISRPPILSRDQVNLDLVGAKDIFIRDQHLVAAGKDNSAADAESAAELSERVFRLTKEKVRKLKATANEEMPESNGKISSLQAVIALLWRAIVRCRSVPAGEETTFEIPMGARQRMSPPLPDEYFGNAVFPGIVTLDAGVISGHGLGWTAWQINRMVASANGPEKVKEFYAGWAKEPKFLQFDAIPTNHFILINSPRFDVYGNDFGWGPPVAARSGGGSSFDGRITVSAGLEEGSLDVEVCLLKETLSAIAEDVEFMDFVTVEN, via the coding sequence ATGCCTCAAGATCAAATCCAAACGATCTCAACATCGACGATCAAAGTCGAATCAACGGCTAGGATCACCCTAACCCCCTCCGATCTCGAGCTTCTCTTCCTTGAATATGTACAAATGGGGCTCCTCTtcccccaccccaccccaccccaacTAACCACCCTCCTCAACCACACCACCTCCCCCTCCATCATCCACCACCTCAAAACCTCCCTCCACCGCACTCTCCGCTTCTTCCCCACCCTCGTCGGCCGCCTCGCCACCGCCCGGTCCGACTCGGGCGACGCCACGTGCTTCTTCCTCGACTGCGGCCACGCTGAGGGCGGGGCACTATTCGTCCATGCACACGGCTCCGCCCTCACCGTGGCCGACGTCAACGAGTCCTCGAACTCCGGCCCCGGGGTCGTCCCCTCGCTCTTCCCCCTCCCCGGGGCCCGCAACAACGAGGGAGCGTCGCTCCCTCTGCTCGCGGTCCAGGTGACGGAATTGGCCGACGGCCTGTTCGTGGGCTGGACCGTCAACCACCTCGTGGCCGACGGGACCGCATTCTGGATCTTCCTCAACTCGTGGGCCGAGATCTCCCGCGGCGGCAGCGGCGAGTCGATCTCGAGGCCCCCCATCCTCAGCCGCGACCAGGTGAACCTGGATCTCGTCGGAGCTAAAGATATCTTCATCCGCGACCAGCACCTGGTCGCGGCTGGGAAAGACAATTCCGCCGCTGATGCTGAATCAGCAGCAGAATTGAGTGAGAGAGTGTTTCGCCTCACAAAGGAAAAAGTGAGGAAACTGAAAGCAACGGCCAATGAGGAAATGCCAGAAAGCAACGGCAAAATTTCGTCTCTACAAGCTGTCATAGCTCTTCTCTGGCGAGCCATAGTACGGTGTCGTTCAGTGCCAGCTGGCGAGGAGACGACGTTCGAGATCCCTATGGGGGCGAGGCAGAGGATGAGCCCGCCCCTCCCGGACGAGTATTTCGGGAACGCAGTGTTCCCGGGGATTGTAACCCTAGACGCGGGAGTAATATCTGGGCATGGGCTGGGCTGGACCGCGTGGCAGATAAACAGAATGGTGGCATCTGCTAACGGTCCAGAGAAAGTCAAGGAGTTCTACGCCGGCTGGGCGAAAGAGCCGAAGTTTCTTCAGTTTGACGCTATCCCAACTAACCACTTCATACTCATAAACTCCCCGAGGTTCGACGTCTACGGGAACGACTTCGGGTGGGGGCCGCCGGTGGCAGCGAGGAGCGGAGGAGGGAGCAGTTTCGACGGGAGGATAACGGTGTCGGCGGGGCTAGAGGAGGGGAGCTTGGACGTGGAAGTGTGTTTGTTGAAGGAGACTTTGTCTGCCATTGCTGAGGATGTTGAGTTCATGGACTTCGTCACGGTGGAAAATTGA
- the LOC121792962 gene encoding mitochondrial Rho GTPase 1-like — protein sequence MPGGGATRTSVRIAVIGDRGTGKSSLIAAAAAESFRPEVPPVLPPTRLPSDYYPDNVPIVIIDTSSSLEYRGKLAEELKRADAVVLTYACDQPLTLNRLSTFWLHELRRLEVIAPVIVAGCKLDRRDEEYNLSVEMMPLMQQFREIETCIECSAANMLQIQEVFYFAQKAILHPTAPLFDQETQALRPRCMRALKRIFTLCDLDMDGALNDDELNEFQVKCFNSPLQPAEIVGVKSVVREKLPEGVNELGLTLTGFLFLHALFIEKGRIETTWTVLRKFGYNDELKLGDDYLFFPKKKAPDQSVELTSEAVEFLKGIFSTFDDDKDGVLRENELEDLFSTAPESPWDEAPYKDAVDRTPLRGLSISGFLSQWALMTMLDPAQTIANLIYVGHNCDAASALHITRRRLLDKKQQQTERNVFQCFVFGPKKAGKSALLTSLLGRPFSENYTPTTSERYAVNIVQQHPGNKKTLILQEIPEDGVKKLLSNKESLAACDVAVFVYDSSSESSLNGAVELLSYVARQGEESGFGMPCLLIAAKNDLDTSSTSNRDSAKICVDMGIDAPIPISVKERDINDVFSRILKAAQQPHLNVPETDQGRSQKRYKKLANYTLMSLSVGAAATFVGLVAYRTYAARRSTST from the exons ATGCCAGGTGGTGGTGCAACCCGCACGAGCGTCCGAATCGCCGTCATCGGCGACCGCGGCACCGGAAAATCCAGCCTcatcgccgccgccgcagcGGAGTCCTTCCGCCCCGAAGTTCCTCCCGTCCTCCCTCCCACTCGTCTACCGTCGGATTACTATCCCGATAACGTCCCCATCGTCATCATCGACACCTCCAGCAG TTTGGAGTACCGAGGGAAGCTTGCCGAGGAATTGAAGCGCGCCGATGCTGTAGTGTTGACGTATGCGTGCGATCAGCCTCTGACGCTGAATCGCCTCAGTACATTCTGGCTCCACGAGCTTCGGAGATTAGAG GTCATAGCGCCGGTAATTGTGGCTGGTTGCAAGCTCGATAGGAGAGATGAAGAGTACAATTTGAGTGTTGAAATGATGCCACTTATGCAGCAGTTTCGGGAGATTGAGACTTGCATAGAATGTTCGGCAGCTAATATGCTCCAG ATCCAAGAAGTGTTCTACTTTGCTCAAAAGGCTATCCTTCACCCTACAGCTCCTCTGTTTGATCAAGAAACCCAGGCTTTGAGGCCACGATGCATGAGAGCGCTGAAAAGGATATTTACTCTTTGTGATCTTGATATGGACGGTGCTCTCAATGATGACGAGCTAAATGAATTTCag GTGAAGTGCTTCAACTCTCCTTTACAACCTGCGGAAATAGTGGGTGTCAAGAGTGTGGTTCGAGAAAAGTTGCCTGAAGGGGTGAATGAACTTGGTCTTACCTTAACAGGGTTTCTTTTTCTTCACGCTCTTTTTATAGAGAAAGGACGAATTGAGACCACATGGACCGTTTTGAGAAAGTTTGGCTACAATGATGAGCTAAAACTTGGGGATGATTATTTATTCTTTCCCAAAAAAAAGGCTCCTGATCAG AGTGTTGAATTAACTAGTGAAGCAGTAGAGTTTCTAAAGGGAATATTCAGCACATTCGATGATGACAAA GATGGAGTTCTTCGGGAAAATGAGCTTGAAGATCTATTTTCAACTGCACCAGAAAG TCCTTGGGATGAAGCTCCTTATAAGGATGCAGTTGATAGAACTCCACTGCGTGGGTTGTCTATTTCTGGATTTTTATCTCAG TGGGCTCTTATGACAATGTTGGATCCTGCTCAAACTATAGCCAACTTGATATATGTTGGCCACAACTGTGATGCGGCATCAGCCCTGCACATCACTAGGAGGAGATTACTAGATAAGAAGCAACAACAAACGGAACGAAATGTCTTCCAGTGCTTTGTTTTCGGACCTAAAAAAGCTGGAAAATCTGCTTTACTGACATCATTGCTGGGAAG GCCCTTTTCTGAAAATTATACTCCGACAACTAGTGAAAGATATGCTGTGAATATTGTTCAGCAACACCCT GGCAATAAGAAGACGTTGATACTCCAGGAGATACCGGAAGATGGAGTCAAGAAACTTTTGTCAAATAAAGAATCTTTGGCAGCATGTGATGTTGCTGTTTTTGTGTATGACAG CTCAAGCGAATCATCTCTCAACGGAGCAGTAGAATTGCTCTCTTACGTAGCCAGGCAAGGGGAAGAGAGTGGTTTTGGGATGCCTTGTCTCCTAATAGCAGCAAAAAACGATTTAGACACAAGCTCAACGTCAAACAGGGATTCAGCCAAG ATTTGTGTGGATATGGGGATCGATGCGCCAATTCCTATAAGTGTGAAAGAAAGAGATATAAATGATGTCTTCTCCAGAATTTTGAAGGCAGCTCAGCAGCCTCATCTCAATGTTCCCGAAACTGACCAGGGACGCAGCCAAAAGCGATACAAGAAGCTTGCTAATTATACTCTCATGTCTCTCTCAG TTGGAGCTGCGGCTACTTTTGTCGGGTTAGTTGCATACCGAACCTATGCTGCAAGGAGAAGCACCTCTACTTAG
- the LOC121768118 gene encoding uncharacterized protein LOC121768118 — protein MDESGGSSDIEYTNIDAAADAIDCSTIFHLVTDIVGFILFMHQQIPSLLQDITLEFDGLRSEFKELEIELAESEPKAPLIRRKLAARKREVKLGIRRLEKLMGCISNLKAALQLLVAEVPNIDKISLVLGPSPLRPLHIFELNFSNGRPFLEGFSRSKTTETLSRKAIRMMISKGIGSDSYPGPTKLFLLVKAPSYLNLPLHFLPKREFRPNRKTKPFRLRFRCRTQNPEMNPQHNDFASSVKLQHSPSTDLIWFQCRHTIKGLAVRASPAED, from the exons ATGGATGAAAGCGGAGGAAGCTCAGATATTGAGTACACAAACATCGACGCCGCCGCCGACGCGATCGACTGCTCCACCATTTTCCACCTCGTCACCGACATAGTCGGATTCATTCTCTTCATGCACCAGCAGATCCCCTC ATTACTCCAGGACATCACGCTCGAATTCGATGGATTGCGGTCCGAATTCAAGGAATTG GAAATTGAGCTCGCGGAGAGTGAACCGAAGGCGCCATTGATAAGGAGAAAGCTAGCTGCCAGAAAAAGGGAAGTGAAATTGGGGATAAGAAGGTTGGAGAAACTGATGGGGTGTATATCTAATCTCAAGGCTGCACTTCAGTTGTTGGTTGCTGAAGTTCCAAATATTGATAAAATCTCTCTGGTTCTTGGACCTAGTCCTCTAAGGCCTTTGCACATCTTTGAATTGAATTTCTCAAATGGGAGGCCGTTTTTGGAGGGTTTCAGTCGAAGTAAAACTACAGAAACGCTGTCTAGAAAG GCGATTCGTATGATGATATCGAAGGGTATTGGATCGGATTCTTATCCTG GTCCAACAAAATTATTTCTCTTGGTGAAAGCTCCCTCTTACCTTAATCTGCCTCTGCACTTTCTTCCCAAGCGCGAGTTTCGGCCAAATAGAAAG ACCAAGCCTTTTAGATTGAGATTCAGGTGCAGAACCCAGAATCCGGAAATGAATCCTCAACATAATGACTTTGCCAGCTCAGTCAAATTGCAGCACTCTCCATCAACCGATTTGATCTG GTTTCAATGTCGACACACTATCAAGGGCTTGGCCGTGAGGGCGTCGCCAGCAGAAGATTGA